The following proteins are co-located in the Bathymodiolus thermophilus thioautotrophic gill symbiont genome:
- a CDS encoding cadherin repeat domain-containing protein, with the protein MNMFNRFIITLFCLLTLSAQTLALDFTQVTKNTTYILSDTQKTIRVTLDDYALAVDRDNRFFDENNNQIALHGFVSRSGVGTSITTHLKLGSIDYTLPFYKTWDLTLEPATIAIIKDQGGKRFTMQTYYESDQPIPSAFIGASINDTESPSMPQRTINLCWESCPVPATLTITSTNTFPANEKAASTIHILVANDTTATFSITENTSGFFSLSGTNNNTLTFNGTTTNYESATKSYTVKIKATTGDGDDKNTEQTITVNLVDLNDELPTAITLTGNRTIAENTRTGTELGTLSTTDADANDTFTYTSSNTKFTIDNNKLKLNTTLDYENATSLSTTITVTDGNNHTFDKIFNFTVGDIDDTVPTNILLSNVNLIKGQPANTLVGTLSASDVDTNTPLTFTVNDTTNFKIVNGNELRTNRSTTALGNTININITASDNTNDSAPQPFTIAITTTYIAAPVIAQFSVTQGENKGPLISKDGGEVTVSASAGTGTYTWSSNDFSNTSASKTFVFNPQSTNIGTRTITLKVTAGDFSSERVLKLKLVDTYPNGRTDTNGNGISDSKESGNSDNELPAGTNKKITSPGSTRILPGIMGEDSGQLTLDQLKQYRVANHLSDYTKDTLATGDIYDYIIEGLSATGASTQVIIQLATPIPANAVLRQYSLATGWRNFVVDNNNSIQSKTNTSNICTDGTWQTGLVTGATCLKLTLKDGGENDSDNQANGVIESTISITTPVVVGSSNSSGSSGGCVYHPNAPARFDTVFILLMTLSVYYLIRRRRRFSH; encoded by the coding sequence ATGAATATGTTCAATCGCTTTATTATTACCTTATTTTGTCTATTGACTTTATCAGCACAAACGCTAGCCCTTGACTTCACTCAAGTCACTAAGAACACAACCTACATTCTTAGCGATACGCAAAAAACTATACGAGTTACACTTGATGATTATGCACTTGCTGTGGATCGAGATAACCGTTTCTTTGATGAAAACAATAATCAAATTGCTCTTCATGGCTTTGTCAGTAGATCTGGTGTTGGCACCAGTATTACTACACATTTGAAATTAGGAAGCATTGACTACACTCTTCCCTTTTACAAAACCTGGGATTTAACACTTGAACCCGCAACCATTGCAATAATAAAAGACCAAGGAGGTAAAAGATTCACCATGCAAACTTATTATGAGAGTGACCAACCCATTCCCTCTGCGTTTATTGGCGCAAGTATCAATGACACAGAAAGCCCTTCAATGCCCCAAAGAACCATTAACCTCTGCTGGGAGTCTTGCCCAGTTCCAGCCACCCTCACCATCACCTCCACCAACACATTCCCCGCCAATGAAAAAGCAGCAAGTACCATCCACATCCTCGTCGCCAACGACACCACCGCCACTTTCAGCATTACAGAAAACACCAGTGGCTTCTTCAGCCTTAGCGGCACCAACAACAACACCCTAACCTTCAACGGCACTACCACCAATTACGAAAGCGCCACAAAATCCTACACCGTCAAAATCAAAGCCACCACAGGAGATGGCGACGATAAAAATACCGAACAAACCATCACCGTCAACCTAGTTGACCTCAACGACGAACTCCCTACCGCCATCACCCTCACAGGCAACCGCACCATCGCTGAAAACACAAGAACTGGCACTGAATTAGGCACACTCTCCACCACCGATGCCGATGCCAACGACACTTTTACCTACACCAGTAGCAACACCAAATTTACCATTGACAACAACAAACTCAAACTCAACACCACCCTAGACTACGAGAACGCCACCAGTCTTAGCACTACCATTACCGTAACCGATGGCAACAATCACACATTTGACAAAATCTTTAATTTCACAGTTGGCGACATAGACGACACTGTCCCAACTAACATTCTACTTAGTAATGTAAACTTGATCAAAGGCCAACCCGCCAATACCTTAGTCGGCACCCTCAGTGCCAGTGATGTAGATACCAACACTCCCCTTACCTTTACCGTCAACGACACCACCAACTTCAAAATCGTCAACGGCAATGAACTCAGAACCAACAGATCCACCACTGCCCTCGGAAACACGATCAACATTAACATCACCGCCAGTGACAATACTAACGACTCCGCTCCACAACCCTTTACCATTGCCATTACTACCACTTACATCGCTGCCCCAGTGATCGCCCAATTTAGTGTAACCCAAGGTGAAAACAAAGGTCCCTTAATCAGCAAAGACGGTGGAGAAGTTACCGTCAGCGCCTCAGCAGGCACAGGAACTTACACTTGGAGTAGTAACGATTTTTCTAACACAAGCGCCAGCAAGACTTTTGTTTTCAATCCCCAAAGTACCAACATCGGCACCCGAACAATCACATTAAAAGTAACGGCTGGCGATTTTTCATCAGAAAGAGTATTAAAACTTAAATTAGTTGACACCTATCCCAATGGACGAACAGACACAAACGGCAACGGCATTTCCGACAGCAAAGAATCAGGAAATAGCGACAATGAATTACCCGCAGGCACAAACAAAAAAATCACCAGTCCAGGAAGTACTAGAATATTACCTGGTATCATGGGCGAAGATTCTGGGCAACTAACCCTTGATCAACTAAAACAATACAGAGTAGCCAACCACCTATCCGACTACACTAAAGACACCTTAGCCACTGGCGATATCTACGACTATATAATCGAAGGCCTAAGCGCCACTGGTGCCTCCACCCAAGTAATCATTCAACTCGCCACCCCAATCCCTGCAAATGCAGTATTGCGTCAATACTCACTAGCGACTGGTTGGCGTAATTTTGTGGTTGATAACAATAACAGCATACAATCCAAAACCAACACAAGTAATATCTGCACCGATGGCACTTGGCAAACTGGATTAGTCACAGGCGCAACCTGCCTGAAACTAACCCTTAAAGATGGTGGAGAAAATGATAGCGACAACCAAGCCAACGGCGTGATTGAAAGTACCATTTCAATAACAACGCCTGTTGTTGTCGGTAGTAGTAATAGCAGTGGCAGCAGTGGCGGTTGCGTTTACCATCCCAATGCACCTGCTAGATTTGATACAGTTTTTATTCTGTTAATGACATTGAGTGTTTATTATTTAATCAGAAGAAGGCGCCGATTTTCTCATTAA